CTGCTTTTTCTTTATATTCTTCAACTAATTCTTTACCTTCTTTAGCAGAATTTATTAATAACTTTTGATTTTCTTCTTTTAACCTAAAAGCATCTTCCTTATCTTTTTTTGCACTATATATATCATTTTCTATTTTATCTCTTCTATTTTTCATAAATTCACTAACAGATTGAAATAAAAAATGCTTTAAAATAAGAAACAAAACAAGGAAGTTAATCATAGCAAATATGATTTTGCTAGGTTCTATGGTCATTTCCATGAAAAGCCTCCTTTCCATCTACCAAGATATAATTTGGAGACATTCCTTATTTTATTCCTACAAATATCAATAGTAAAGCTACAAGTAATCCGTATATAGCAGTAGCTTCTGATAATGCTCCACCAACGATTAATGCTTTTGTTATTTTATCACTAGCCTCTGGTTGTCTAGCTATACTTTCTACAGCTTTGCCTGTAGCATTTCCTGTTCCTAAAGCTCCTCCTATACATGATAAAGCAGCAAGTCCTGCTGCTAAAGCAGTCATACCTAATGCAAATGAATTATTCATTATAAATTCCTCCCTCATATTTTAAATTAATAAATTAAATATATAAAATAAATTTTTTAACTTAACTATTCGTGCTCCGCTATAAGCTTAATATTTATCATAGTTAACATAATAAATATAACCATTTGAAGCGAACCATCAAAAACATCAAAATAAGCATGTAGTGGTATTGGTATTCCAAATTGAGCTACCACTCCTACATGATGAAGTGCCTCGTACAGCAAATCCATTATTATTGTAGCTGCAAACATATTTCCAAAAAGTCTTAAACTAAGAGATATTGGAAATGATATTCTTTCCATAATATTTACTGGAAGTAAAAATGCATAAGGTCGAGCAAAGCCTAAAAAATAGTGCTTAATTCCAACCCTTTTTATAGTGTATCCTTGAATAACTATAAAACTCACTAATCCCAAACCTAATGCTACACTATAATCAGCTGTAGGTGGCTTTATACCAAATAAACCTACTAAATT
The DNA window shown above is from Haloimpatiens massiliensis and carries:
- the atpE gene encoding ATP synthase F0 subunit C, whose protein sequence is MNNSFALGMTALAAGLAALSCIGGALGTGNATGKAVESIARQPEASDKITKALIVGGALSEATAIYGLLVALLLIFVGIK
- a CDS encoding F0F1 ATP synthase subunit A; translation: MALGKIITTGLVAQWVIIAILVILSIVLTRNFKEIPEGKQNVAEAFVEFIAGLVEDNMGKEYIAFVPFIGTLFLFLLCLNLVGLFGIKPPTADYSVALGLGLVSFIVIQGYTIKRVGIKHYFLGFARPYAFLLPVNIMERISFPISLSLRLFGNMFAATIIMDLLYEALHHVGVVAQFGIPIPLHAYFDVFDGSLQMVIFIMLTMINIKLIAEHE
- a CDS encoding F0F1 ATP synthase subunit B, translating into MEMTIEPSKIIFAMINFLVLFLILKHFLFQSVSEFMKNRRDKIENDIYSAKKDKEDAFRLKEENQKLLINSAKEGKELVEEYKEKAEKVYDEILNNANAEAKRIMKRAEVDIQREKEKAQQEVKEQVIDLSIVLSEKVLEKAIDEKEHRRLIEDFIAKVGI